The following are encoded together in the Methanosarcina flavescens genome:
- a CDS encoding dihydrolipoyl dehydrogenase: MENYDLIIIGTGSAMNYINQIIDSNPEMKIAVIDKDEPGGICLTRGCIPSKTLLYPAELIREVETATHFGIKIKIENIDFLGIMERMRRKVGEDIETIRKSLTGNTYFDYYHESAEFISPYTLKVGEKTLHSEMIFLCTGSRPAIPPVKGLEEIGYLTSDTVLGLVECPKKLAILGGGYIAAEYGHFFSAMGAEVTVIGRNAQFLPQEEPEISRLALIKMSEYMQIITNHEAVEVRKEENGQKTVIAKERNSGQEVRITVDEILVATGRVPNTDILHPERSGIKTDKKGWILVNEYLETSQPNIWALGDANGKYLLKHVGNYESGIVYLNAIMKEKVKADYHAVPHAVFSYPEIAGVGMGEQKAVERYGEVRIVIGLKFFEDTAKGAAMEARDYFVKVILDAEEDKILGAHIIGPHASVLIHQIIPLMYTELRSPAPIMRAMDIHPSLSEVVTGAFYSRLPPEHYHHFLKHIGLED, encoded by the coding sequence ATGGAGAATTATGACCTTATCATTATAGGTACAGGCTCTGCAATGAATTATATAAATCAAATTATTGATTCGAACCCTGAAATGAAAATTGCCGTTATCGACAAAGACGAACCTGGCGGGATCTGTCTTACAAGAGGATGTATCCCTTCAAAAACCCTGCTCTATCCTGCCGAGCTTATCAGGGAAGTGGAAACAGCGACCCATTTCGGAATTAAGATAAAAATAGAGAATATCGATTTTCTTGGGATTATGGAAAGGATGCGCAGGAAAGTAGGAGAGGATATAGAGACAATAAGGAAGAGTCTGACCGGAAACACGTATTTTGACTACTATCATGAAAGCGCGGAGTTCATTTCTCCTTATACCCTTAAAGTCGGTGAAAAAACCCTGCACTCCGAAATGATCTTCCTTTGTACCGGTTCAAGACCTGCAATCCCGCCTGTTAAAGGCTTGGAAGAAATAGGATACCTCACAAGCGACACAGTGCTTGGACTCGTGGAATGCCCAAAAAAGCTTGCGATTCTCGGAGGAGGTTACATTGCAGCCGAGTACGGGCACTTTTTCTCAGCTATGGGAGCCGAAGTCACGGTTATAGGGAGAAACGCTCAATTTCTTCCGCAGGAAGAGCCCGAGATCTCCAGGCTTGCCTTGATAAAGATGTCAGAATATATGCAGATTATTACGAACCATGAAGCTGTAGAGGTCAGGAAAGAAGAAAACGGACAGAAAACTGTTATTGCGAAGGAGAGAAATTCAGGACAGGAAGTAAGAATCACTGTAGATGAGATCCTCGTGGCAACAGGAAGGGTACCGAATACCGATATCCTCCACCCCGAACGGTCCGGAATCAAAACTGATAAAAAGGGATGGATTCTGGTGAACGAGTATCTTGAGACCTCACAGCCGAATATCTGGGCGTTAGGAGACGCAAATGGAAAATATCTGCTAAAGCATGTGGGAAACTATGAATCCGGGATAGTTTATCTCAATGCCATCATGAAAGAAAAAGTAAAGGCAGACTACCACGCCGTGCCTCATGCTGTTTTTTCCTATCCCGAGATTGCCGGAGTAGGCATGGGAGAGCAGAAAGCCGTGGAAAGGTACGGAGAGGTAAGAATCGTCATAGGTCTCAAGTTTTTTGAAGATACCGCTAAAGGAGCGGCTATGGAAGCCAGGGACTATTTCGTAAAGGTGATTCTGGATGCGGAGGAAGATAAAATCCTGGGAGCCCATATAATAGGCCCACATGCCTCAGTCCTGATCCACCAGATAATTCCTCTTATGTATACTGAATTGAGAAGCCCTGCGCCGATCATGCGGGCTATGGATATTCACCCCTCCCTTAGCGAAGTTGTAACAGGGGCATTTTATTCGCGGCTGCCGCCTGAACACTATCACCATTTCCTGAAGCATATAGGGCTTGAGGACTGA
- a CDS encoding TIGR00297 family protein → MNRAAPSFKSGDSFQGIPVMHILYLLLILIAPFAGVNVLFLLSIALFVGIRLSGSIFSCSRSVISLIFSLVLMLFVSVISGGSSFTYPFYIVLAAFAVAAVGNHGIYFSETDHVPDFTTRRSRIKKRSFSTLWSSAFLALRIAAAFLAASWIIYWQGLQVSYNLVFFIAVIGAVTGSLFESIPSKIDKNISVPLGSGMTMWIFEEFRYWVPPEEMVVALAFSFFLGVLAYRAKIADVSALLSAALLGVLIIVFSDLSWFLLLLTFFILGGGFTRYKYAYKESIGIAQAKNGIRSYENVFSNSTAALVLAVAYGVFPEHSLPITYAYMGTVATATGDTLASEIGTTAKGRPRMITTLKPSEPGADGAVSLLGEFAAILGSAVIGILAYLLGVSDNFILTVLVTTAGGFFGTNIDSLLGATLQKRGVLSNSGVNFAATFTGAGISAALYYLIA, encoded by the coding sequence ATGAACAGAGCTGCCCCATCTTTTAAAAGCGGGGATTCCTTCCAGGGAATTCCTGTAATGCATATTCTTTATCTCCTGCTTATCCTTATAGCTCCTTTTGCAGGGGTGAATGTCCTTTTTCTCCTGTCTATCGCACTTTTTGTGGGAATCCGGCTTTCTGGAAGTATCTTTTCTTGTAGCAGAAGCGTTATCAGCCTTATATTTTCCCTGGTTCTAATGCTTTTTGTTTCCGTAATTTCGGGAGGCTCCTCTTTTACCTATCCTTTCTACATAGTACTTGCCGCTTTTGCGGTTGCAGCTGTAGGAAACCACGGGATTTATTTTTCCGAAACCGATCATGTGCCTGATTTTACTACAAGGCGGAGCAGGATAAAAAAGAGGAGCTTTTCAACACTCTGGAGTTCGGCTTTCCTGGCACTTCGGATTGCTGCCGCATTCCTTGCCGCAAGCTGGATCATCTACTGGCAGGGGCTTCAAGTCTCATACAACCTGGTATTTTTCATAGCTGTAATCGGGGCAGTTACAGGTTCACTTTTCGAGTCAATCCCCTCTAAGATCGATAAGAATATTTCGGTACCCCTGGGCTCAGGAATGACAATGTGGATTTTTGAGGAGTTCAGATACTGGGTGCCTCCTGAAGAAATGGTTGTAGCACTTGCCTTCTCATTTTTCCTGGGCGTGCTGGCTTACAGGGCGAAAATTGCTGATGTTTCTGCCCTTCTGAGTGCCGCACTTCTGGGAGTCCTGATAATCGTTTTTAGCGATCTTTCCTGGTTCCTGCTCCTGCTCACGTTCTTTATTCTCGGAGGTGGGTTTACGAGATACAAATATGCTTACAAAGAGTCCATAGGGATTGCCCAGGCTAAAAACGGAATACGGAGTTACGAAAACGTATTTTCAAACAGTACGGCAGCCCTTGTCCTGGCGGTAGCATATGGGGTTTTTCCTGAGCACAGCCTCCCTATTACCTATGCTTATATGGGCACGGTTGCAACGGCTACCGGAGATACCCTTGCAAGTGAAATAGGCACAACTGCAAAAGGAAGACCAAGAATGATAACGACCTTGAAGCCTTCTGAGCCCGGAGCTGATGGGGCAGTGTCACTACTCGGTGAATTTGCTGCAATCCTGGGTTCTGCAGTTATAGGGATTCTTGCATACTTACTGGGAGTCTCGGACAATTTTATATTAACGGTTCTTGTAACAACAGCAGGAGGCTTTTTCGGGACAAATATTGACAGTCTCCTTGGAGCTACTCTTCAGAAAAGAGGGGTACTCTCAAATAGCGGAGTAAACTTCGCAGCAACATTTACAGGGGCAGGAATTTCCGCAGCACTGTACTATCTCATAGCATGA
- a CDS encoding class I SAM-dependent methyltransferase — translation MSFRNRVSLRDAMRGIIEEPLLQMVPKSFDYIGDVAIISIPPELEAYKDTIASKLLSMRGNTRAVLNKVSKLEGEHRVADFELLFGESTETIHRENGYIYKLDVKRVFFNPRLYSERGRIASKITPGEHIIIPFAGVGPFVLPAAGKGAKVYAVEINPDACACLKENIRINRLEGQVTVIQEDFRKLFQPEKVFQIFNPSKASEKPETGKNDENNENCTFDRAIVPIPYGMDLFLERILKFVRTGGYIHFYTFKAESQISELIEDYKEMGLEVEFYRRTGNVAPSISRWVFDLIKK, via the coding sequence ATGAGTTTTCGAAATAGAGTGAGTTTGCGAGATGCAATGAGAGGTATAATTGAAGAACCCCTGCTTCAGATGGTTCCAAAAAGTTTTGATTATATAGGTGATGTGGCTATAATCTCGATCCCTCCGGAACTTGAGGCTTATAAAGATACTATTGCTTCAAAGCTGCTCTCCATGCGGGGCAATACGCGGGCTGTGCTTAATAAGGTGAGCAAACTCGAAGGTGAGCACAGGGTAGCGGACTTTGAGCTTCTATTCGGGGAATCAACGGAAACTATTCACAGGGAAAATGGCTATATATATAAACTGGATGTCAAAAGAGTCTTTTTTAATCCCCGCCTGTACTCGGAAAGAGGGAGGATAGCCTCGAAAATTACGCCTGGAGAACATATTATAATTCCTTTCGCAGGAGTAGGGCCTTTTGTGCTTCCTGCCGCAGGGAAAGGGGCGAAAGTATATGCTGTTGAGATAAACCCAGATGCCTGTGCCTGCCTCAAGGAAAATATTCGGATTAACAGGCTAGAAGGACAGGTAACCGTTATTCAGGAGGATTTTAGGAAACTTTTCCAGCCTGAGAAAGTTTTTCAGATTTTTAACCCTTCGAAAGCCAGTGAAAAACCAGAAACTGGTAAAAATGACGAAAATAACGAAAATTGCACTTTTGACAGGGCTATCGTACCGATCCCTTACGGCATGGATCTCTTTCTTGAAAGGATCTTAAAGTTTGTAAGAACAGGCGGATACATCCATTTTTACACCTTTAAAGCCGAATCACAGATTTCGGAACTAATTGAAGATTATAAAGAAATGGGTCTTGAGGTAGAATTTTACAGGCGCACCGGAAACGTTGCTCCTAGCATCAGCAGGTGGGTTTTTGATCTTATTAAAAAATAG
- a CDS encoding DJ-1/PfpI family protein: MTETEYKDKKVLLVIAQEQFRDEECFVPKQLFEAAGVKVTVAAESMETAKGMLGGTIKPDIKISEARIDEYDAIVISGGSGSRKYLWDNKALQTLVKEADALKKVISAICISPVVLARTGVLKGKESTVFKSPDTVRELEEHGAVYQDRDVVVSGRVVTGRDPASADAFGKAILEALRKV, from the coding sequence ATGACTGAAACAGAATATAAGGACAAGAAAGTCCTGCTTGTAATCGCTCAGGAACAGTTCAGGGATGAGGAATGTTTTGTTCCGAAGCAGCTTTTTGAGGCAGCGGGGGTAAAAGTTACTGTTGCAGCCGAATCTATGGAAACAGCTAAAGGGATGCTGGGAGGCACAATCAAGCCCGATATAAAAATCTCGGAAGCCAGAATTGACGAATATGATGCAATAGTAATCTCAGGAGGGTCCGGCTCAAGAAAATACCTGTGGGACAACAAAGCGCTGCAGACCCTCGTAAAAGAAGCAGACGCCCTTAAAAAGGTAATTTCTGCGATTTGCATCTCCCCTGTTGTGCTGGCAAGAACAGGTGTCCTGAAGGGTAAAGAGAGCACGGTTTTCAAAAGCCCGGATACGGTACGCGAACTTGAGGAACATGGGGCTGTCTATCAGGACCGTGATGTAGTGGTTTCAGGGCGCGTGGTTACAGGGCGAGATCCAGCAAGTGCTGATGCATTTGGTAAAGCCATACTTGAAGCCCTGAGAAAAGTCTGA
- a CDS encoding SagB/ThcOx family dehydrogenase has protein sequence MTEELEAILAYHQASKHNFKAYAPGPLRLDIQIKPDPFLNYYGTRLLNLDLWSDEQIKTEIFPAYEQAFSPEKLRASELSKKSISQLFFDSFAISAWKAAGSMKWPLRVNPSSGNLHPTEIYLISGPVKGFLKNPSVCHYAPLPHALELRAEFSQETWEMLRSGFPEDTIFVGLTSIYWRVSWKYGLRAFRYAQHDIGHAIAALTFAAAGLGWKTSILADMGSKEIAALLGISRDKGHEKQEPACMLAVYPAGETCTRGRLSSEVISAFKNLSWEGVPNSLSPKHVEWMGIEKAALAAQKNGTDYLEKKGEMESSTQIVSSLKPSNFEPHSDFETVPLRSIIRGRRSAIEMDNSAYMEKETFYAMLQKTLPQNNPIFNPLAFGFFTHLLLFVNRVKDLLPGLYIFLRNPEEKERLKAAIMPDFLWIKPKDCPSDLELYMLMEENLHHFAAQLSCAQRKAADACFTACMLSEFEKPLNRFGAWIYSYLFWECGVLGQLLYLEAEANGLRGCGIGCFFDDPLHETIGLKGLEYQDLYHFAIGYPLQEIGVITLPAYEE, from the coding sequence ATGACAGAGGAACTTGAAGCTATACTGGCTTATCACCAGGCCAGTAAACATAACTTCAAAGCTTATGCGCCTGGGCCTCTCCGCCTTGATATACAGATCAAGCCAGATCCCTTCCTTAACTATTATGGAACTCGACTTTTAAATCTGGATCTGTGGAGTGACGAGCAGATAAAAACTGAGATTTTTCCCGCTTATGAACAGGCTTTCTCACCCGAGAAACTCAGGGCATCAGAACTGAGTAAAAAATCGATTTCCCAGCTTTTTTTTGACAGCTTTGCTATTTCAGCCTGGAAGGCCGCAGGAAGCATGAAATGGCCTCTCCGCGTCAATCCTTCAAGCGGAAACCTACATCCTACCGAGATATACCTGATTTCCGGTCCTGTAAAGGGGTTTCTTAAAAACCCTTCGGTCTGCCATTATGCTCCTCTGCCTCATGCCCTTGAACTCAGAGCCGAATTCTCCCAGGAAACCTGGGAAATGTTAAGGTCAGGCTTTCCTGAAGATACTATTTTCGTGGGTCTGACTTCAATTTACTGGCGGGTTTCCTGGAAATATGGGCTCAGAGCCTTCAGATATGCACAGCATGATATAGGGCACGCGATTGCTGCCCTGACATTTGCTGCTGCCGGCCTTGGCTGGAAAACAAGCATTCTCGCAGACATGGGTTCGAAGGAGATAGCAGCACTTCTCGGTATATCCAGGGACAAAGGTCACGAAAAGCAGGAACCTGCCTGTATGCTTGCGGTCTATCCGGCAGGAGAAACCTGCACCAGAGGCAGGCTTTCTTCCGAGGTTATTTCAGCTTTTAAAAACCTTTCCTGGGAAGGTGTTCCTAACAGTTTAAGCCCGAAGCATGTTGAATGGATGGGTATTGAAAAAGCGGCTCTGGCAGCTCAAAAGAATGGAACCGATTACCTGGAGAAAAAAGGGGAAATGGAATCCAGTACACAGATCGTTTCATCCCTTAAACCCAGCAATTTTGAGCCTCATTCTGATTTTGAGACCGTTCCCCTGCGCAGCATTATTCGTGGAAGGAGAAGCGCTATCGAAATGGATAACAGCGCATACATGGAAAAAGAGACATTTTATGCAATGCTGCAAAAAACTCTTCCTCAGAATAACCCGATTTTCAATCCCCTCGCCTTTGGTTTTTTCACTCACCTTCTACTTTTCGTAAACCGAGTAAAAGATCTTCTTCCTGGACTTTACATTTTCCTTCGCAATCCTGAGGAAAAAGAGAGACTTAAAGCTGCTATCATGCCGGATTTTTTATGGATAAAACCGAAAGATTGCCCATCTGATCTTGAACTCTATATGCTTATGGAAGAAAACCTGCATCATTTTGCAGCCCAGCTTTCCTGCGCCCAGCGAAAAGCCGCAGATGCCTGTTTCACTGCCTGCATGCTTTCGGAATTCGAAAAGCCTCTGAACAGGTTTGGTGCCTGGATATATTCATACCTTTTCTGGGAATGCGGAGTTCTGGGGCAGCTCCTTTACCTCGAAGCCGAGGCAAATGGTCTGAGGGGCTGCGGGATAGGGTGTTTCTTTGATGATCCTTTACATGAAACCATAGGGCTTAAAGGGCTTGAATATCAGGACCTTTATCACTTCGCCATAGGTTATCCGCTTCAGGAAATCGGCGTTATAACCCTTCCAGCATATGAAGAGTAA